The following nucleotide sequence is from Acetobacteroides hydrogenigenes.
TGATTGTGAAAACCACATGGACAAGGATTCATGGAAGCAACCAGCATAAAGTTGGCTGGATATTCTATAGAAAACTTTGCACGCGAAATAGTAATCTGCCGATCTTCTAAGGGTTGTCGCATAACTTCTAGCACAGCACGCTTAAACTCTGGCAGCTCATCAAGAAACAGAACTCCATTATGCGCTAGGCTAATCTCTCCAGGCTGAGGGTATGTACCTCCGCCTACCAATGCCACGTCTGAAACGGTATGATGTGGCGCACGAAACGGTCGATGCGTAATGAGGCCTCCATTTTTCTCGACCTTCCCAGCCACTGAATGAATTTTTGTGGTTTCCAAGGCCTCTTCTAGCGAAAGAGGGGGAATAATTGTAGGTAGCCGCTTGGCTAACATTGTCTTTCCAGAACCAGGAGCTCCAATCATTATAATATTATGCCCTCCAGCTGCCGCTATTTCGAGAGCACGCTTTACGTTCTCTTGCCCTTTAACATCCGAAAAATCGACGCTGTAGTGGTTTACTGTTTCGGAAAACATTTCATCAACATTGCACTTTTCCGGAGTAAAGTTGCCCTTACCGCACAAAAAATCGACAACCTCCCGAATGTTAGCCATTCCATACACGTCCAGTTCCTTAACTATGGAAGCCTCCTTTGCATTCTGAACAGGAAGAATAAGCCCTTTATAGCCTTCGGCAGCAGCCTGAAGCGCAATAGGGAGTACCCCCTTGACTGGTTGCAATCCTCCATCGAGAGAAAGCTCTCCCATTATAATATATTCATGGAGTTTATCAGACACAATCTGTTCCGATCCTGCTAGAATTCCAATGGCAATTGGCAAGTCGTAAGCCGAGCCTTCTTTCCGAATATCAGCAGGTGCCATGTTGATGATTATCTTATGCCCTGGCATTTTAAAGCCATTGGTCATTAACGCAGACGTTATCCTCTGCTGACTCTCCTTTACGGCACTATCAGGCAGGCCTACCAAAAAAAAGTTAACGCCCGAAGTTACATTAACCTCAACAGTGATGGTGGTTGCCTTTATTCCATACACAGCACTTCCAAATACTTTTACCAACATACTTATTACAATATGGTTACCCCTATAAATGTATGTATTTTTTGATATTGAACAAAAAATACATACATATTTTTTAACAACAACGTTGTATTGGAAAAGAGCCATCCTCTCATATAGCATCTTTCTTTACTCGTCAGTTTCCAAAAATGCGCCAAAATCCAACATCTATTAATACTATATTAAGCATACAAAAGGAAGAATCGTTATTTTTAGGTAGTTTTGCAATAAACAAAGAAAAAGATGATACTTAGATTTTTCAAGCTGCCAAAACATCGCTCTTTTAACTATAAGCCTCGCTACTACGATCCTATTAAAGACGAAGTGCAAGAGAGAGTGAAGCTAATTGAACAAGAAATGAATGCCGACAAAGAAAGCTATGTTCCAGGATCATCCATACGAGGGAACATGAAGCGTCAGTTTCAAAGTTCAAGAAAGGATGTAAAAAAGAACAAGATGCAAACATTAATCATCAGATTAGTGCTGATGATTATAATATTCCTAGTGCTCTATTTCATTCAAAAATATCTCTAACAAACCGCTAAAGAATGTCTGACATTATCGAGCTGCTACCCGATTCCGTCGCCAATCAAATTGCGGCAGGAGAGGTAATTCAACGACCGGCGTCAGCAATCAAAGAACTTATAGAAAATGCCGTTGATGCAGGAAGTAGCGCCATAACCGTCATCATAAAGGATGCCGGGAAAACGCTCATTCAAATAATAGACAACGGCTCTGGCATGAGCGAAAC
It contains:
- a CDS encoding YifB family Mg chelatase-like AAA ATPase — translated: MLVKVFGSAVYGIKATTITVEVNVTSGVNFFLVGLPDSAVKESQQRITSALMTNGFKMPGHKIIINMAPADIRKEGSAYDLPIAIGILAGSEQIVSDKLHEYIIMGELSLDGGLQPVKGVLPIALQAAAEGYKGLILPVQNAKEASIVKELDVYGMANIREVVDFLCGKGNFTPEKCNVDEMFSETVNHYSVDFSDVKGQENVKRALEIAAAGGHNIIMIGAPGSGKTMLAKRLPTIIPPLSLEEALETTKIHSVAGKVEKNGGLITHRPFRAPHHTVSDVALVGGGTYPQPGEISLAHNGVLFLDELPEFKRAVLEVMRQPLEDRQITISRAKFSIEYPANFMLVASMNPCPCGFHNHPEKECVCPPGMVQRYLSRISGPLLDRIDIQIEVVPVPFDKLSEQRLAESSDVVRERVIKARLIQQDRFFGEQNVHCNAMMSSRLIRKYCKLSDAGMAILKNAMEKLGLSARAYDRILKVSRTIADLEGSLDIKTHHIAEAINYRSLDRNDWAG